The DNA segment GGCCCTGATTATTGAGAGATAGCGACTGATTGGCTCCCCGGTCAGCGAAGAGGTTGTGGTCAGGATCTCCCGTTCCGCCGGGTCATCGAGCAATTTGTAGGATTGACCGTGTCCCTCAATGGTATTGCGAGTCGCCGGGTGCGTGGTGACATCGTTTATCAATTCATCGAATTTATGAATATTGGGCCGCATCCTTCGCAGCGAGTCGAGGTACTCGGAATATGTTCTAAGGGCCATTTGATACTCCTATCGAATTTATTTGGGCCGTTTTATATATATTTAAATATAATCTCTCGACCCGATATCCGCAAGAAGAGGGTTTGTGATACTATTCAAATCGTCTTTCAGGAGCAATGATTATTGGCATCTATTGAATTATTATCGGAATTCCGGGAATAGACCACAGAAATCAATATTAGTAAGTACGTATTTGCCCTGCCATTGGATAAAAAAAGGGCCGGCCCAATGAGGCCGGCCAGAATATTCCCAATTTGTCGTTTAGCGCTTTAAGATCAGGTAAAACGGCTTCGAACCGGAGTGCTGCCAGGATGCGTTGACAGGATCGGAGGAGTGGGCATTGGCGGCGGCGATGGTCACCTGCACGGAATCGAATCCGGCCAGGGCCAGGTTGACATCATCGATATGACCGGTGTTCAGAGCCCGGGACATCACGATAGTCCAGGTATGCGGAGAGGAAGTGGAATCATACTGGGAAATGGCTCGAACATCCCAGCGGCTGTAGCTGGAGCGACTGGGGGAATTGTAAATAGTGGAATCTATTCGGTACCCGGGCATTCTATAATTTGAGGGCCACTGGATAGTCGCATAATTCATAGCGACCGTATCAGTAAGATATAAATAGGGCCCCAGAAAAGCGATCGTATCCTTGTGCATATAATACGGAACATTGCTGAATGAATTCCAATTGTCCCGATAAACGTAGGCATTTACGGTGTTGTCGAAGAGTCTGCCGGTGACATTATTCCACCATTCATCATCGGCCATAAATCCCGGGGCGGTCGAGGTGGCGCTCCAGTTGATAACGTCGGCGTGCCCATTGGTAGGTTTCATAGAGGTGGCATGACACATCTTGGAGCAGTCGGCCTTTTCCGTGCCGTTGTCGCCAGCGTCAAACATGACAAAAAAGCGGTCATCGCCGGCGGATGTTACCTGTTCCCAATCAATAACCTGAGGTAAGGGCCGCATATAATTTCCCCAGATATTGGCAGTGGCATCCTGCCATTTGGCGCGAAGGTACAGGGTGTCATTCTTTTTTATGGCCTTGAGATTGACATTGATATGTCCCAGATCGGCGTCGAGACCATAATCACTGCCGCTGCCGATTTCTACCATGACGGATTCAACGGAATTCCAGGCGCCGGCATTGACATTTGTCATTCCAGGAGCGGCAGTCGTATCGACCACCAGTCTGACAGTCGGGACAGGTGGGGGCGGCGGATTGGAGCCTTTGTCACCGCCGCAGCCGGCGATATACAGGGCAAGAATTGAAATTATAAGGATAAATAGTTTTCTCATTTTACCTCCGAATTCCGATAGATCTTCATCTTAACTTAACGTATATTGCGGACTCTGTCAATGTATTATTTGGTAATGAGATTCAGCGATTAAATCTTCTTGATAATGAGCATGGTCAGATCGTCGAAAACGTGCGTTTCTGACGCATATTCCTTTACGGCTTCATAGATTTTTTTCAGTAAATCCGAAGCTTTCAGATCTTTGTGGCGCTTGAGGACGGCGACCAGTCGTTCCACCCCGAAATCCTCTCCCCGGCCATTTTTTGCTTCCGAGACCCCGTCAGTATAAAACATAATTGTATCACCCGACTGGATAAAGATGGGCCGCTCCTCGTAATCGGTATCAGGAATCACTCCGAGGGCCAGACCTCCTTCCTTGAGATATTCGACCCGCCCCCCGCGGCGAAGCAGGATGGGATGATTATGCCCGCAGTTGGAAAAGGTGAAAATATCGTTCTTGGAATCGAGAACCCCATAGACCGCGGTGACATAATTCTCCCGCTCCACCGATTCATAAATGAGCGAATTAACCTTACGGCAAATCATGCGGATAGCATAGTTGTTGCGGATCTCGGCTATCAGGGAGGCCCTGAAGGCGGCCATGATGAGAGACGCCGGGATCCCTTTTCCGGCCACATCGGCGATGGCGATGCCGGTCTGATGTTCGATAATCTTGATGAAATCGAAATAATCACCGCCGACTTCGCCGGACGGGATATTTACGCCGGAGATATCATAGCCGGAGATCTGAGGATCATGCTTGGGCAAGAAAGTGAGCTGAATTTCCCGAGCAATGGAAAGTTGTTCTTCCAGACGCCTGTTTTCAAGCATTTTTTTGTGGAGCATAGCCCTTTCGATGGATATGGCGGCATGACTGGCGAACGCCGTAATCAATTCCAAACTCTTACGATTGTAAAAAGAGGCATGATCCGATTCCAGGTTCAGGACCCCGATGATGCGCCCATCGATTCGTATCGGGGTCACGATTTCCGATTTGGTCTGCTGACGGGCGCTGATGTAGCGGGTATCTTTGGTTACATCGGGAACAATGACCGCTTCGCCGTTCTTAGCCACCCACCCGACCAGTCCCTGGCCAATTTTCAATTGAATATATTCCTGCCTTAAAGGATCATAGCCGACTGCAAAAACCGTGGCCACCTCTCCCTTTTCGTCGTTAATTAAAAAGACTCCGCCGGCGTCAAACCCGACCACTTTCTGCAGAGAGTCCAATATTAATTGCAGGACCTCATCGATATTCAGGGTGCTGCTCAATTTCTTGCCGACATCATAGAGCAACTGACGCTCCATCGCCTCCTGTTTGGCCTCGCGATAAAGCCGGGCGTTATCAATAGCGACCGCCATCTGATTGGCCAGACCGACCAAGATGTCCAAGTCCTCATCGGTATAGACACCGTCGATTTTGTTGATGGCTTCAATGACGCCGATCATTTGACCCCGCCCGATGAGCGGTATGGCCAGAACCGATCGGAGCGACAGATCTCCGAAAATTTCAGCCTGCTGATGATATCGGGGATCAGAAGTGACATCGTTGGCGATAATCGGTTCCTGATGTTCGGCCACCCAGCCGATTATTCCCTGCCCGCGCGGCAGGGAAAGGGTTTTGACCGAATAATCGCGCCCGTCGAAAAAACGGACTTTCATTATATCCAGATTTTTGTCCAGGCGATAGGCAAGAGCGGCCTCGGATCCGGTGGCTTCGACGGTGAGTTCCAGCACCTGACGCATTAATTCCTCGTATTCCAGGGTGGAATTTAGCATGCGGGCGGCGTGCAGAAACAGTTTCTCTAATTTTGACTGATGGGTTGTCATAAATTAATATAAGGCAAAGATTACACCGGTTCGACAAAAAAGTCAATCACACATGGTTTCGGCCGGCATGATGGCAATAATTAATAGATTTTGCAAGGGCATATTTATTATGATTATACGAGTTACTGAGGCATATGATATATCTTTTTCGAAACAGACACACTATAATAATATTCAATGACTTACGGGCTGTCCAAGCCGGCAATCGAAGCCATAGCAATAAAATTCCGGGGCGGTGAAAAATTCTTATATTAACCAAAGATTCCTGTCCAGAGAGCGATAATGAATCGCCTCGGCGATATGGACAGCATCGATATTTTCGATATTTTCCAGATCGGCAATGGTTCGGGCGACTTTGAGGATACGGTCATAGGCGCGGGCGGAAAGACCCTGACGGCTGATGGCCAGGTTCAAAAGAGATTTCGATTTTTCATCGATCGGGCAGTATTTCCGAATATCTTTTGACTGCATATGGGCATTGCAGAAAATTTTCTTTTCATTATTGAACCGCGCCAGTTGGCGCTTACGGGCCATATTAACCCGGGCCCGGATAATTTCGGATTTCTCGCCGGCCGATTCGGAGGAGAGTTCTTTAAATTTGACCGACGGTACGGTGATATGAATATCGATTCGGTCCAGAAGGGGCCCCGAAATACGAGACATATAGCGCTGAATAGCCCCGGTGGTGCAATTGCATTCGTGACTGGTATCGCCAAAATAGCCGCAGGGACAGGGATTCATAGCCGCGGCCAGCATGAAGGCGGCGGGATAGGTCAGTGATGTCGTGGCGCGAGAGAGTGTAACCTGGCCGTCTTCCATCGGCTGGCGCAGAACTTCAAGGACATCTTTGTGAAATTCGGCGATTTCGTCAAGAAACAGAACCCCATGATGCGCCAGGGAGACCTCCCCCGGCTTCGGAATCCGTCCCCCGCCGATGAGGCCGGCGTCGGAGACAGTATGGTGCGGCGCCCGGAAAGGGCGGGTGGCAATAAGAGCGGTGTTGCCGGGCATGAGACCGGCCACCGAATGGATTTTGGTGGTTTCGAGAGCTTCGGCGACGGTCATGTCGGGAAGAATGGTGGGGAGACGCCGGGCCAGCATTGTTTTTCCCGAGCCGGGGGGCCCAATCATAATGATATTATGCCCCCCGGCCGCCGCCACTTCCAGAGCCCGTTTGGCCGATTCCTGACCTTTGACATCGCAGAAATCGACATCATACTTACGTGACAGGGAAAAGACCGAATTTATATCGAGTTCAAAGCGGTTAATGGTATTGGTATCCTCCAAAAAGGCGACCGCCTCCTTCAGTGATGTTACGGGATAGACCGGGAGATCCTGGGCCATAGCCGCCTCGGAAGCATTATCTTTCGGGACCAGAATTCCCTTTATCCCTTTGCTGTCCTGAACATGCATCGCCATAGGAAGGACCCCGGGCACCGGACGAATGGCGCCATCGAGCGACAGTTCCCCCAGGATAACATAATCATCGAAAGAATCGCGAAGTATTTGCCCGGTAGCGGCGAGAATGCCGACCGCCATCGGCAAGTCGAAGGCCGAGCCTTCCTTGCGAATATCGGCGGGGGCGAGATTGATGGTTACTTTCTTATTGGGGAAGATATAGTCGGAATTTTTGATGGCGGCGGTCACCCGTTCCTTGGACTCCCGAACCGCCCCGTCGGGCAACCCGACTGTAATAAAAAGGGGGAGTTGTTGCTGCAGGTCGGCTTCAACTTCGACCAGATAGGCATTGACTCCCAGTGTTGCCGAGGAATAGACTTTGGACAGCATAAGCACCTCTCTACAAGCGGCCGGTCAGGCCGGTTACCAGATAGCCGACATTTTTTTGATCCGCTTATATTATAGGAATTGGCGCTGACAAATGCTGTCAGTGAAAATCGGATATTATTGTGGAAAAATAAAGGGTCTAAAGTTTATTCCAGAGTTCGATGCGGCGATAGAGGGCGGTGTCGGAGGTTTTGAAGACAATTATCCCGTGATCGACAAGATATTGATATTCGGCGCCGGGTTCTTCGCCGGGGGTACATTGCTGGGAGGTATTGGTCGTAATATTTTGAAGTTTAAGCGAGTCCCGGCCAAAAATGAATTTGCCCCGGATGACATCACAAAACCGGCGGTAGTTGTCGTCATCGGCCAGATACATGCGAAAAGTATCGGGCTGTATGAAATAGAAATTCATGGTATCGACTTTCATCTCCTGATCCGGTGATTGCCAGTGCTTGATGACTTCATAAATTCCCCTATAGGTTCCGGGCATGAATTGGACGGTGCTGGAAGTGCTGTTCTTGCCACAACCACCGCTCATAAGAACCAATAAGAGCGAACTGTAAAGCAACAGGAGGAAAATTATGGGAAGCAAACGTTTCATAGGTTCTATTCCAGCCAAAAAACGGTCCCGTTTGGGGGACCGTTAGGCAATATATTATGATCCTATTCTTTTTTTAGCGCAATTTCGACCCAGCGGCTTCCTTCCCGCATGGTTCCCGATATCTTGACGCTATCGGCTTCTCGGAAAATAGAAAAAGTGCCGACCGGTATATCTTCATGAATGCACGTAAAAACGTCGGTCATACTGGTATCTGATAGAGTAATTTTGTCGGTTAAACTATAATTTCCGGTGATGTCACAGAAGATTTTGGGCAGAAGGTCAGTTTTCTCCGCAGTCATCCAGAATTTGTAATCACTGAAGGTCCAATCAATCCACTCCTGAACTGTGGTCGGGGTGGATGTGTCGTATCCGCGAATAATCGTAATTAAGCCATGATAATTGCCGACAAGAGTGCTGGGGGGTTTAACAATTGTATCTTTCGGACAACCCGACACCAAAGCCAATACAAAAATGGCGATTAGGATCGACAAGAAGAACCGTGCCATTTATATCTCTCCTCCAATTCTGATTTTTTCCTACAAACCGGACAATTATAAGCAAATCGTGCCGCAATTTCAACCAATATTTATATTCCTGCATTATAAAGACTCGGATAGAAGTCTTCTGTTTAAAGAATTTCCCTTAATTATTGCAGAACCGGTACTTTAGGAGTCAGCAAATGAGGACGTCTCTGCCATTTAGAGATTTAACTTGTTGGAAATAAAGGGTATATCCAGAAGTCCCGACAGGTTTTGGATGGTGTGGTCCGGTTCCTCCCGGGGATAGCGAACGGCCTGGTGGCGATGAGGGCCGACCAGAAGTCTGACGGCGGTCATCTTGAGTGATTTCGCGGGCACGATATCGTTATCCTGACGGTCGCCAATCATGGCGGCTTCTTCGGGCCGCGAACCGAGGGACTGTAAAACGGCCAGAAAAATGCGGGTATCCGGCTTGGCCAGGCGCAAATCCTCGGACATCATTTTTGAATCAAAGAAAGACAGGATCCCCATTTCCTCGAGGGTTCTCCCCATGGCGGAATTTTGGTTAGCGACAATCCCCAATTTGAAATGACCTTTCAGTTGCTTCAAAATATCGATGACACCGGGGACCGGCTCCACCAATTTTTCAAAGGGGAAACGGTCACATTCGCGCCGCAATTCATAGAAAAGATTTTTATTCGGTCGTACCATTTGCCAGATCACAAAAGATATAAAAGACGGAGCGTAACAGGCGATCGACTGCTCCATTATCGCGCCGATATCGGCCGTGCTGAATTCCTGCCCCGTTCTGTCAAGGACCAATTGGCGCAGGTGCTCGTGCCAGGCATCGATGGCGGGATCGTCGTTTACCAGCGGCCCGCCGACATCAAAAAGGATGGTTGTTATATCGTCCATGGGTATAGCCGCATTATAGTGATAAGTCTTTGAAATTAAAAGGCCCGCCGGAGCGGGCCGTATGATTAATAATCCTATTTATCGCGTTCGGCGGTCTTTTTCTTTTCCTTAATGGTCGCCTGCGCGGCCGCCAGACGGGCAATCGGAACCCGGAACGGCGAACAGGAAACGTAATCGAGACCGATACGGTTGCAGAATTCAATTGAATCAGGGTCACCGCCGTGTTCTCCGCAAATACCGATTTTTAAGTCGGGTTTGGCGGAGCGTCCTCTTTTCGTGCCCATTTCTACAAGTTGCCCCACACCAACCTGATCGATGGATACAAATGGGTCCTTGGGAAGAATCCCTTTCTCGACATAATAAAGAAGGAATTTGGCAGCATCATCGCGAGAAAATCCCATTGTCATCTGGGTCAAGTCATTGGTACCGAAACTGAAAAATTCCGCTTCGGAGGCGATTTCATCGGCGGTCAGCGCGGCCCGCGGAATTTCGATCATCGTTCCGATATGATATTCGATTTTGGCCTTATGCCGAGCGATGACCTCATCGGCGATTCGCTTCACTACTTCCTTCTGATTACGGAATTCATTGATATGACCGACCAGGGGAATCATGATTTCGGGCACGACGGTCTTTTTCTCTCTGGCAACGGCGCAGGCCGCCTCAATAATGGCCCGGACCTGCATTTCCGTTATCTCGGGATAAACTATGCCGAGGCGGCAGCCGCGATGACCGAGCATGGGATTGATTTCTTTCAGTTCGTCAATCCGCTGCAATATTTTCCGTTTCCGGGCCAGGAGTTCATCATAGTTTTCATCGGTCTTATCCAGGGCCGCTATTTCCTGCTCGATCACTTTTTTGTTCGGCAGAAACTCGTGCAGTGGCGGATCGAGAGTTCGGATAGTCACGGGAAGCCCATCCATGACTTCGAACAGCCCCTTAAAATCGCTTTTCTGAAACGGCAGAAGTTTATCGAGGGCCTGTTGACGTTCTTCGGTCGTGTCGGCCAAAATCATCTCCTGCACACTAGGGAGACGATCTTCGGCAAAAAACATGTGTTCGGTACGGCAGAGCCCTATTCCCTGCGCTCCGAATTTGCGGGCCTGAATAGAATCAGACGGAGTATCGGCATTGGCCCGGACTTTCAAGCGGCGAATCTCATCGGCCCAGCTCATGTATTCAGCGAATTCCCCGGAGAGTTCCGGATCGATGGTCGGCACCTCACCGATCATGACTTCGCCGGTCGAGCCGTTAATGGTAATAATGTCTTTTTCCTTAAGAATGAGTTTGCCGATCTGTAACTGCTTTTTGGTTTCATTGACCCGCGCCGCCTCGCATCCGGCGACACAGCATTTTCCCATGCCCCGGGCGACGACGGCGGCATGCGATGTCATTCCGCCCCGAGACGTGAGAATTCCGGCGGCAGCATGCATTCCCTCGATATCATCGGGATTGGTTTCCTGACGAACCAGTATGACCGGTTCCTTCCCGCTGGAAGCTTTCACGGCCGCATCGGCGGTAAAATAGATCGCCCCATGGGCGGCCCCCGGTGAGGCCGGCAGTCCGCGCGCTATGACTTCGTATTCAGCATTGGGGTCCAATCTTTTATGAAGCAGTTGATCCAATTGGGCCGGCTCCAGACGCATCAGAGCCTCTTCTTTGGTGATAAGCTTTTCCTTAACCATGTCGACCGCTATTTTCAGCGCCGCCTGGACGGTTCGTTTACCGGTTCGGGTCTGAAGCATGAAGAGTTTGCTTTCCTGAATAGTAAATTCGAAGTCCTGCACATCGCGGTAGTGCTTCTCCAGCCGGGTCGTAATTTCTTTCAATTGTTTAAAGACGTCCGGCATTTCCTCGCCCAATTGGGTAATCGGCTGGGGGGTCCGAATGCCGGCGACGACATCCTCGCCCTGCGCATTCAGCAAATATTCCCCGTAAAATTCCTTATCGCCGGTGGCGGGATTACGGGTAAAGCCGACGCCGGTGCCGGAGGTGTTGCCCATNTTGCCGTACACCATGGCCTGAATATTGACGGCCGTCCCGAGATCACCGGGGATATTATTCATGCGGCGGTAACTGATGGCTCTGGGATTATTCCAGGAACGGAAGACGGCATCCCGGGCCATGCGCAATTGCACCATCGGATCATCGGGGAACAACTCGCCGGTTTTTCTCTTGATAATGGCTTTGTATTTCTTGATGATGTCGTTGAGGTCCTCGACCTGGAGAGAGGAATCCTGTTTGATTTTCCTCTCTTTTTTCTTCTGCTCGATAATTTCCTCGAATTTTTCCTTGTCAATGCCGAGCACGACATTGCCGAACATCTGCACAAAACGGCGGTAATTATCATAGGCGAAGCGTTCATCTCCGGTCTTTTTGGCAAGCCCTTCCAAAGTCTGCTTGTTGAGACCCAAATTGAGGATAGTATCCATCATGCCGGGCATCGAGAATTTGGCCCCGGAACGGACCGACACCAGGAGAGGATTATCGGGATCGCCGAATTTGGCTCCAACCAATTCGCCGACCCGATTTATCATCTTCTCCAGATCGTGATCGATTTCTTTCGGAATCTGCATTTCGTTCTGATAGAAAACCTTACAGACTTCGGTAGTCATGGTGAATCCCGGCGGAACAGGGATTCCGGCACGGGTCATTTCGGCCAGCCCGGCTCCCTTGCCGCCGAGCAGATCACGCATGGTGCCATCACCGTCGGCTTTGCCGCCGCCGAAGAAATAATAAGGCGAATGTCCAAGTGTAAAAGAAGCGGTAACCTTTTCTCTGGACGATTTTCCTTTTCCTGATGATTTTGATTCTTTGCTTTTCTTTATCGTCTTAGGTTCAGATTTTTTAGGCATGCTTTTTTCCCTCGAAACCTTTTTCGGTGCTTTGGCTATCACAGATTTTTTCAAGTTATCTTTTTTTGCCGCAACCATTTTCGTCTCCCCGACAATTTTTCCTTTGTTGGCAATGAATACGATATTTTTTACTGATATGCAATAAAAAAGGCGGCCGAAATTGGCACTAAAATTATCGGCCGCCGGTTAATTTGGGGATAAGACTACATGGTAAACAGCCGTTCACCACTTATGATTTTTTCCAGGATCTTGAGAGTTTTCTCGACCGGGGAATGCATAATGTCGGAAGTATTAAAAGTGGATCTAATGACTTCCCGGGGGCAGTTAAAATTGGCTCTCCCCCGGCCCCCACGGGCCTTCTTCTTGTGAGTCAGATTATACTGCCTCTGATATTCCTTGGCCTTCTCTTTGTGGAGTTGATAGTAACGCCTCTGATACTCCCGGCGGGCCTCCGGCGTTGAAAGCTTACCCTTCCTTTTTTTCCTGGTTCCTGGTTTGGCTCCAGCGGATTCATCCGTTATCGCCATCCCCCCACCTCGCTTTCGGGAATGAGTTTAGTTACCCTAAAATTGTAATACTTACCACTCGGCCCAACGTATTACCTTAAAAATTATACGATTTCTGGTTCCATTTGTCAAGGAAAATCTGAAAACAGATTAAAAAATCTTGTGCAATTTTTTTAAAACATTGCACTTATCGATAAATTAAAATGGAATTTTTTTAATTCTTTGAATCTTTTTTGATTACGCGCCATCATCATTTTTCTTGAAACCTAACTAAAAAGCCCCGAGTGAAATCGGGGCTTTTTGGTATCGATTAGACCAATTATCTTGGACTAAACCTCTATTCTGTTGCTCCCCTCCTCCCCAAGAAGCGAATAAACTCATAGATGGAAAGAAGGGCAAAAATGCCTATTATTAAGAGCCAAACTATCAAGAATGTCGTATTGCTGTGCCAGGACAGTGTGGTCCAGTTTCCCAGAGCCTGAATTCTCTGCACGAAGAGAGAAATGCGGCCCATAACGGTATATCCGAAAGAGGCACCAAAGCCGATCATCAATATCCCAATACCAAATTTGGCGATGCCGTTAAACAATCCGGTATGCTCCTTGGAAAAGAAGAAATAGAACAGCGCCGAGACGACGCCGACGAAGATAAGGAGCTGGGAAAATCCCGAGGCCGAGTCAAGATAGCCGTGTCCGAAGAAATTGCCCCAGTCAATGGCCTTCCTGATAGAAGCGTAAAGCTGGAGATTGATGCTGGTACGCATCACCAGCGGGATAGTGATACCGGTTCCGATACCGATATAAATGGCAATCGGCCAGCGGCTGATCCAAGCCCATTTGCGTGAAAAGCGGGTCCACATCATCACACCCAATAAAGCCGGGACGATGTACCACCAGCTTTTGGCATCGAGCCAAAGAAAATAAAAGTGACCGTCGCTCAAAAAACTGAACAGGTTGGGCACGAGGCCATTATGCCAGAGCAGTATGACAAAATAGCCGGCCGAAACGCCCACCATGAGATGCTCCGCAAATTTATAGAGCGGATTGTCGCGGTAAAGAAAGGAGAAAATACAGAGCGTCAAGAAAGCTCCCAGGGTCGTCCACAAAAATGTACCAGTCGCCATATTTTCTCACCTCCTTAACCTTTCCTCGCCTTGCGGCGAGCCAGAATGAAACCGATATTGCCCATAATGATAAAAATGATAATCACGAGATGGGCATAGACCTGAATTCTCATCCCGTCGAGGGCCTCGCCGGGATTATCGGCCAGAGCCTCATATTGAGCCGCTCCCAGCAGACCTCCCATGATTCCGAACACTTGCCCGGAATTGAGATAGGGATAATAATCGGCCGACATGACTCCGGTCAAACCGAGAGCCAGCGGAAAATTGTAACGGCTCTGACCATAAGTAATCCACATGTCGCTGGAACTTCCCGAAGATAATTCCACGACACACTTGACCTGATCATAATTGCGGATACTGCGCATCATCGGAAGAGAATCGAGCGGAGTACCGTAGTAGTCGGTAGGAAACGGTATGCGGAATCCCTGCCCCATAGCCAGAATAATTAGAGCCGGATATGGTTTATAGCCGAGAAAACAGTAATCAACCCCATTTTCGACCTGACGCCCCTTATAAAAAACGCCGTTATAGGTTCGGTCCTGCTTGACAGAATCGGCGACAGCCTTGATGGCCTGATCAACCATAGCCGGTCCGTTTTGCGAAAGGGCCGAGAAAATGACTTTCACGTGTTTGCGGAAAGCCTGTTCCACAATGGCGTAGAACATCGGATGTAGTTCGGCCAGAGAAGAGGGGTCGTAATCGACCGCCACGAAAATGACATCGTTCGGCTTAAGGGTGTCGATAAAATTGAACACCGCTTTGACCTCGGGCGATTTATTCAGCTTAATGGTGAACGGTATGGCATAGGTGACCACGCATACCAGGGCCACGAAGAGGAAAATCCAGCGGCGATCCAGGGTCATTAAACGATCAAATATATTCATATCGTCTCCCCCCTAATCCCNGCCCANATAGGCGCGTTCGATTCCCAGCATGACCTTCAAAGCGGTAGCAACCGCCCCGAGACCAAGGCCAATGATAATGGCCCGCTTGGCCGCCAGATTGGGAACGTTAAGAAGCCACGATGTTGTCTTCTCGAGATAAATTCCGACCGGACCCAGATAGGGATTGAAGCGAAGCATCACGATAAGGGCCGCTAGAAGCAGAACCGTGGCCAGCACGGAACGAGCCCGGAACGCCCGATAGGCGGCGGAAGCGATATAGAAGGCCAGAAGGGAAAACATGGTGGCCTGAATCGGGATGATGATGTACTGGAACAGATGGGTGAACATGTAGTTCTCGAGACCCTCCTGGGTATAAAAGTGTCGGCCGTAGTCAAAGCCAAAGAAAATCATGGCCGCCAGTCCAAGAAGGGTAGCAATGGGATATTGCCATCCCGGGACGCGCCGGCGAATTTTCTCGTATGACACCCGAATCAACGACCAGATGCCCAGGGCCATAGCGAAGATACCGATGATAATGATCCATTTTAGAAGGAATTCATTGGTATCTAAGGAGAAGTCATTCGGAACAAAGTACTGGATAATCATCACCAATGACAGGGTGAAAACCAGCATTAACGGAACTTGTCTTTTCATGTTTGGTTTCCTCCCTTAATTTCCGGCCCTAAACAGTTCAAGAAACCAGGACCAGTGGAATTGCGCCGCGATTATTCCCAAAATGGAAATAATTATTATAGCCGCTTTGCCATAGTCCTGAGCCTTTAATGATCCCAGTAGAATTGGCTCTCTGCTGAGATACGCCGAGGCGGCGTATAATTCCTCGCCGATAAGAGTATAATCGCA comes from the Candidatus Zixiibacteriota bacterium genome and includes:
- the ppdK gene encoding Pyruvate, phosphate dikinase produces the protein MVAAKKDNLKKSVIAKAPKKVSREKSMPKKSEPKTIKKSKESKSSGKGKSSREKVTASFTLGHSPYYFFGGGKADGDGTMRDLLGGKGAGLAEMTRAGIPVPPGFTMTTEVCKVFYQNEMQIPKEIDHDLEKMINRVGELVGAKFGDPDNPLLVSVRSGAKFSMPGMMDTILNLGLNKQTLEGLAKKTGDERFAYDNYRRFVQMFGNVVLGIDKEKFEEIIEQKKKERKIKQDSSLQVEDLNDIIKKYKAIIKRKTGELFPDDPMVQLRMARDAVFRSWNNPRAISYRRMNNIPGDLGTAVNIQAMVYGXMGNTSGTGVGFTRNPATGDKEFYGEYLLNAQGEDVVAGIRTPQPITQLGEEMPDVFKQLKEITTRLEKHYRDVQDFEFTIQESKLFMLQTRTGKRTVQAALKIAVDMVKEKLITKEEALMRLEPAQLDQLLHKRLDPNAEYEVIARGLPASPGAAHGAIYFTADAAVKASSGKEPVILVRQETNPDDIEGMHAAAGILTSRGGMTSHAAVVARGMGKCCVAGCEAARVNETKKQLQIGKLILKEKDIITINGSTGEVMIGEVPTIDPELSGEFAEYMSWADEIRRLKVRANADTPSDSIQARKFGAQGIGLCRTEHMFFAEDRLPSVQEMILADTTEERQQALDKLLPFQKSDFKGLFEVMDGLPVTIRTLDPPLHEFLPNKKVIEQEIAALDKTDENYDELLARKRKILQRIDELKEINPMLGHRGCRLGIVYPEITEMQVRAIIEAACAVAREKKTVVPEIMIPLVGHINEFRNQKEVVKRIADEVIARHKAKIEYHIGTMIEIPRAALTADEIASEAEFFSFGTNDLTQMTMGFSRDDAAKFLLYYVEKGILPKDPFVSIDQVGVGQLVEMGTKRGRSAKPDLKIGICGEHGGDPDSIEFCNRIGLDYVSCSPFRVPIARLAAAQATIKEKKKTAERDK
- a CDS encoding hypothetical protein (Evidence 5 : Unknown function), yielding MAITDESAGAKPGTRKKRKGKLSTPEARREYQRRYYQLHKEKAKEYQRQYNLTHKKKARGGRGRANFNCPREVIRSTFNTSDIMHSPVEKTLKILEKIISGERLFTM
- a CDS encoding conserved membrane hypothetical protein (Evidence 4 : Unknown function but conserved in other organisms); the protein is MATGTFLWTTLGAFLTLCIFSFLYRDNPLYKFAEHLMVGVSAGYFVILLWHNGLVPNLFSFLSDGHFYFLWLDAKSWWYIVPALLGVMMWTRFSRKWAWISRWPIAIYIGIGTGITIPLVMRTSINLQLYASIRKAIDWGNFFGHGYLDSASGFSQLLIFVGVVSALFYFFFSKEHTGLFNGIAKFGIGILMIGFGASFGYTVMGRISLFVQRIQALGNWTTLSWHSNTTFLIVWLLIIGIFALLSIYEFIRFLGRRGATE
- a CDS encoding conserved hypothetical protein (Evidence 4 : Unknown function but conserved in other organisms), with protein sequence MNIFDRLMTLDRRWIFLFVALVCVVTYAIPFTIKLNKSPEVKAVFNFIDTLKPNDVIFVAVDYDPSSLAELHPMFYAIVEQAFRKHVKVIFSALSQNGPAMVDQAIKAVADSVKQDRTYNGVFYKGRQVENGVDYCFLGYKPYPALIILAMGQGFRIPFPTDYYGTPLDSLPMMRSIRNYDQVKCVVELSSGSSSDMWITYGQSRYNFPLALGLTGVMSADYYPYLNSGQVFGIMGGLLGAAQYEALADNPGEALDGMRIQVYAHLVIIIFIIMGNIGFILARRKARKG
- a CDS encoding conserved membrane hypothetical protein (Evidence 4 : Unknown function but conserved in other organisms), encoding MKRQVPLMLVFTLSLVMIIQYFVPNDFSLDTNEFLLKWIIIIGIFAMALGIWSLIRVSYEKIRRRVPGWQYPIATLLGLAAMIFFGFDYGRHFYTQEGLENYMFTHLFQYIIIPIQATMFSLLAFYIASAAYRAFRARSVLATVLLLAALIVMLRFNPYLGPVGIYLEKTTSWLLNVPNLAAKRAIIIGLGLGAVATALKVMLGIERAYXGXD